One segment of Papaver somniferum cultivar HN1 unplaced genomic scaffold, ASM357369v1 unplaced-scaffold_81, whole genome shotgun sequence DNA contains the following:
- the LOC113345610 gene encoding protein FAM133A-like — protein sequence MAASSSTSSSSLSDSSSSSRDLRRRRRRRKDREESLKIRKKTSSSSSKGGSSSRTKRKRKHHDSDDYSSDSYSSTSSSEGEASYHRKKHKKNDKVKKSKEKDKSKSHRHRRHKHKSKEKSLAERSSSPVQLSKFLGRDKEDGVRRSAVSGKKILLKLDKSKEDKLAENNRNELLKFLNASYD from the exons ATGGCCGCCTCCTCCTCTACATCCTCTTCTTCGTtatcagattcatcttcttcctctcgtGATTTACGCCGTCGTCGACGCCGTAGAAAAGATAGAGAAGAATCTCTTAAGATCCGTAAAAagaccagcagcagcagcagcaaaggtGGTAGTAGCTCCAGAACGAAACGGAAACGAAAGCATCACGATTCTGATGATTATTCTTCCGATTCTTACAG TTCTACAAGTTCTTCTGAGGGCGAGGCATCCTATCAcagaaaaaaacacaaaaagaatgacaAAGTAAAGAAG TCCAAGGAGAAAGATAAAAGCAAGTCACATCGGCATAGACGTCATAAGCACAAGTCAAAAGAG AAATCACTGGCTGAGAGGAGTAGCAGCCCTGTTCAGCTTTCAAAG TTCTTGGGACGCGACAAAGAAGACGGTGTACGCCGAAGTGCTGTATCTGGGAAAAAG attttgttgaaactTGACAAGTCGAAGGAGGACAAATTGGCAGAAAACAACCGCAATGAGTTGCTTAAATTTTTGAACGCCAGTTACGACTGA